A window from Phaeocystidibacter marisrubri encodes these proteins:
- the paaD gene encoding 1,2-phenylacetyl-CoA epoxidase subunit PaaD, which translates to MFSEEEIRGFLQDVTDPEIPVLTILDMGVVRRIHWEGEALHIDITPTYTGCPAMDVIANDIVKRLKAEGVDEVFVKEVLSPAWTTDWLSEDGRRKLEEYGIAPPVDESADKRALFGAQPTVRCPQCKSENTSRISQFGSTACKALYQCNDCKEPFDYFKCL; encoded by the coding sequence ATGTTTTCAGAAGAAGAAATTCGCGGTTTCCTCCAGGATGTGACCGATCCAGAAATTCCAGTTCTCACGATTCTCGATATGGGAGTGGTTCGTCGAATTCACTGGGAAGGGGAGGCTCTTCACATTGATATAACCCCAACGTACACGGGCTGTCCGGCCATGGATGTGATCGCTAACGACATTGTGAAAAGGCTCAAAGCTGAAGGTGTAGATGAGGTGTTTGTGAAAGAGGTTCTTAGTCCGGCATGGACAACGGATTGGCTTTCGGAAGATGGAAGGAGAAAATTGGAAGAGTACGGAATTGCACCTCCAGTGGATGAATCAGCAGATAAGCGCGCCTTGTTTGGTGCCCAGCCCACTGTTCGCTGCCCTCAGTGTAAGTCTGAAAATACAAGCCGAATAAGTCAGTTTGGGTCTACGGCTTGCAAGGCGTTGTATCAATGCAACGACTGTAAGGAGCCCTTCGATTATTTCAAATGCCTCTAA
- a CDS encoding gamma carbonic anhydrase family protein: MAIYKFNGFTPVIHPSAFVHPQANVTGDVIIGQDVYIGPGCVLRGDWGRIVIEDGCNVQENCTVHMFPGVTVTLHKGAHIGHGAIVHGASVGENCLVGMNAVLMDEVVVEKECIIGALCFVPQKMHIPERSVVVGNPAKIVKEVTDEMIEWKTEGTKIYQGLPKELHESLEEVEPLTEIESNRPLHKTNYAPRKK, encoded by the coding sequence ATGGCTATCTACAAATTCAACGGGTTCACCCCTGTCATCCACCCAAGTGCGTTTGTACATCCACAAGCGAATGTGACCGGAGATGTCATCATTGGCCAGGATGTTTACATAGGGCCGGGCTGCGTATTGCGCGGAGATTGGGGTAGAATTGTAATTGAAGACGGCTGTAATGTCCAAGAAAATTGCACGGTGCACATGTTTCCTGGAGTAACCGTTACCCTGCACAAAGGCGCACACATTGGGCATGGAGCCATTGTTCATGGCGCTTCGGTTGGAGAAAATTGCCTGGTAGGAATGAACGCAGTCTTAATGGATGAAGTGGTAGTAGAAAAAGAGTGTATCATCGGAGCTCTCTGCTTTGTTCCTCAGAAGATGCACATTCCAGAAAGAAGTGTGGTGGTGGGTAATCCTGCCAAAATTGTGAAAGAGGTTACCGACGAAATGATTGAATGGAAAACGGAAGGAACAAAAATCTACCAAGGCCTTCCAAAAGAGCTTCACGAATCCTTGGAAGAAGTAGAGCCACTCACTGAGATCGAATCCAATCGCCCCCTTCACAAAACCAACTACGCTCCTAGAAAAAAATAG
- the paaA gene encoding 1,2-phenylacetyl-CoA epoxidase subunit PaaA: MGETHSLEERFQAYVDAENKVEPKDWMPEKYRKTLIRQISQHAHSEVVGMLPEANWITRAPSLRSKLILLAKVQDEAGHGLYLYSAAETLGADREDMIKDLLSGKAKYSSIFNYPTISWADMGAIGWLVDGAAIANQVMLCRTSYGPYARAMVRICKEESFHQRQGYEIMMQLARGSEEQKAMAQDALNRWWWPSIMMFGPRDEDSPNSAQSMKWKIKRKSNDELRQEFIDKTVPQAEFIGLTIPDPDLKWNEEKGQYDYGEINWEEFYQVIKGNGPCNAQRLAARQKAYDDGKWIREAANAYAEKESKRKAEKVA; the protein is encoded by the coding sequence ATGGGTGAAACGCATTCATTAGAAGAAAGATTTCAGGCGTATGTAGACGCCGAAAACAAGGTAGAACCAAAAGATTGGATGCCTGAGAAATACCGCAAGACGCTTATTCGTCAGATTTCTCAGCATGCCCATTCTGAAGTAGTTGGCATGTTACCAGAAGCAAACTGGATTACACGTGCTCCATCTCTTCGTTCTAAGTTGATTCTACTCGCTAAAGTACAAGACGAAGCAGGTCATGGATTGTATCTCTACAGCGCCGCAGAAACGCTAGGCGCCGATAGAGAAGACATGATCAAGGACCTTCTTTCGGGCAAAGCCAAGTATTCCTCTATCTTCAACTATCCAACTATTTCTTGGGCGGATATGGGAGCTATTGGATGGTTGGTTGACGGTGCTGCCATTGCCAACCAAGTCATGTTGTGCCGTACCAGCTATGGACCTTATGCACGTGCCATGGTGCGCATCTGTAAAGAAGAGAGTTTCCACCAACGCCAGGGTTACGAGATTATGATGCAATTGGCCAGAGGTTCCGAAGAACAGAAGGCAATGGCACAAGACGCTCTCAACCGTTGGTGGTGGCCATCTATTATGATGTTTGGACCGCGCGACGAAGATTCTCCAAACTCGGCTCAAAGCATGAAATGGAAAATCAAGCGAAAGTCGAACGACGAACTTCGTCAGGAGTTTATCGATAAAACCGTTCCTCAAGCGGAGTTCATTGGCCTTACTATCCCGGACCCAGACTTGAAGTGGAACGAAGAAAAAGGTCAGTACGACTACGGCGAGATCAATTGGGAGGAATTCTACCAAGTGATTAAAGGCAATGGCCCGTGTAATGCACAGCGCCTAGCTGCCCGCCAAAAAGCCTACGATGATGGCAAGTGGATTCGCGAAGCAGCGAATGCCTACGCAGAAAAAGAGAGCAAACGCAAAGCTGAAAAAGTAGCTTGA
- a CDS encoding DUF1801 domain-containing protein: MSSASQKIDEYIEKKGEGWKGECLNHLRQILNSCDVEEAVKWGMPTYVNHGNVVGLAAFKNHVALWFFQGVFLQDEAGILTTSDGTSKAMRQIRFEEGDVIPDELLIAYIREAISNSIEGKSLPPEKKEELPLPKMLETALSADELLREKFYALTMTQRNEYAEHIGSAKREETAKRRLEKCLNYIREGLDLNHKYRK; the protein is encoded by the coding sequence GTGTCTTCTGCGAGTCAAAAAATAGACGAATACATTGAGAAAAAAGGCGAAGGATGGAAAGGAGAATGTCTGAACCACCTTCGTCAAATTCTCAATTCATGTGACGTAGAAGAAGCGGTGAAATGGGGCATGCCCACTTATGTGAACCATGGGAATGTGGTAGGATTGGCCGCTTTCAAAAATCACGTTGCCTTGTGGTTCTTTCAAGGTGTATTCCTTCAAGATGAAGCAGGGATTCTCACCACCAGTGATGGGACTTCAAAAGCCATGCGCCAGATTCGATTTGAAGAAGGTGATGTTATCCCTGACGAATTGCTGATCGCTTACATTCGTGAAGCCATTTCCAATTCAATTGAAGGAAAATCACTGCCTCCTGAAAAGAAAGAAGAACTCCCTCTTCCCAAAATGCTTGAAACAGCGCTATCCGCTGACGAGTTGCTTCGAGAGAAATTCTATGCGCTCACCATGACCCAGCGAAACGAATATGCGGAACACATCGGCAGTGCTAAAAGGGAAGAAACCGCAAAACGTCGATTGGAAAAGTGCCTCAACTATATTCGCGAGGGACTGGACCTCAACCATAAGTACCGAAAGTAA
- a CDS encoding sensor histidine kinase — MANQSLSTPNSKRTWLNPGKATLFTSLLSTGVYILIWIFPLQLDPNGWVGIPISACIPVVLGYPRIRYANKLMREVEELNERLSEQNVLREKLLAIIGHDVRGPLASLAGLVDLMDSEGMSPAEFKKWLDKVRPELEFTRETLDRLVYWAKLQMTGIVEDKEFRLGEIRSVVESNANQMAAGRNIDITFDWDQNTFISGDRMAIQITLSNLLHNAVKHSPDNSSVSVRSETGNKEIMILIEDSGQGITQSELNQLFLGPIDKNDHYATGLGVGLFLCKEFVQMNGGTITAENVLGGGARFCITLKLA, encoded by the coding sequence ATGGCCAACCAATCTCTAAGCACACCGAATTCGAAACGAACCTGGCTCAACCCGGGTAAGGCAACCCTATTTACATCCCTGCTTTCCACAGGTGTCTACATTTTGATTTGGATTTTCCCCCTTCAACTCGATCCAAACGGATGGGTGGGGATTCCCATTTCGGCTTGTATTCCCGTTGTATTGGGTTATCCTCGAATTCGCTACGCCAACAAGTTAATGCGCGAAGTGGAGGAGCTCAATGAAAGATTGAGTGAACAAAATGTGCTTCGCGAAAAATTACTAGCCATTATTGGTCATGATGTTCGCGGACCACTTGCCAGTTTAGCGGGACTTGTCGATCTGATGGATTCCGAAGGAATGTCGCCTGCCGAATTTAAAAAGTGGCTAGACAAGGTCCGTCCAGAACTCGAATTCACCAGAGAAACCCTAGATCGATTGGTGTATTGGGCCAAGCTCCAAATGACAGGCATAGTTGAAGATAAAGAGTTCCGCCTTGGAGAAATCAGGAGCGTTGTTGAAAGTAACGCCAACCAAATGGCAGCAGGAAGAAACATCGATATAACCTTTGATTGGGATCAGAACACCTTCATTTCGGGAGATCGAATGGCCATTCAAATCACCTTGAGCAACTTGCTGCACAACGCTGTGAAACACAGTCCAGATAACAGCTCCGTTAGCGTTCGTTCTGAAACTGGAAACAAAGAGATCATGATCCTCATAGAAGACAGTGGTCAGGGCATTACCCAAAGTGAGTTAAACCAACTGTTTCTAGGGCCTATCGACAAAAACGACCACTACGCTACAGGACTTGGAGTTGGTCTATTCCTATGTAAAGAATTTGTGCAAATGAATGGTGGAACCATAACTGCCGAGAATGTGTTAGGTGGGGGTGCCCGATTCTGCATAACTTTGAAGCTCGCTTAA
- the paaC gene encoding 1,2-phenylacetyl-CoA epoxidase subunit PaaC yields the protein MNNSDLYEYTLRLGDTALILGQRLSEWCGHGPVLEQDIALTNIALDQIGQARQFLQYAAELKGGDTTEDSLAYHRDAHQFRNLLLVEQDNGHWGDTLARQFFFDTYNYFLFERLMKSSDERISSIAQKAMKEITYHAQWSAEWIIRLGDGTEESHDKIQKSINDIWMWTGEMLEADELDLRMHEAGIGVDLTEVTALWNDKVDEILKLATLEKPESAQHQRGGKRGVHSEKLGYVLAEMQHIPKSYPNSKW from the coding sequence ATGAACAATTCCGATCTATACGAATACACCCTACGTCTCGGTGATACCGCTTTGATTCTTGGTCAGAGACTTTCTGAATGGTGTGGCCACGGCCCCGTTCTAGAACAAGATATCGCATTGACGAATATTGCGCTTGATCAAATTGGTCAAGCTCGTCAGTTTTTACAGTACGCAGCTGAGTTAAAAGGAGGCGACACTACTGAAGATTCGCTCGCATATCACCGCGATGCTCATCAGTTCAGAAACCTTCTTTTGGTGGAGCAGGACAACGGCCATTGGGGCGATACACTCGCTCGCCAGTTCTTCTTTGACACCTACAACTACTTCCTTTTTGAAAGGTTGATGAAGTCATCCGACGAGCGCATTTCATCGATTGCTCAAAAGGCTATGAAAGAAATTACCTACCATGCACAGTGGAGTGCGGAGTGGATTATCCGCTTAGGTGATGGCACGGAAGAAAGTCACGATAAAATCCAGAAATCCATCAACGATATTTGGATGTGGACGGGTGAAATGCTAGAGGCAGACGAATTAGATCTTCGCATGCACGAAGCTGGTATTGGAGTAGACCTTACGGAAGTGACTGCACTTTGGAATGATAAGGTGGATGAAATTCTCAAGCTTGCGACGCTTGAAAAACCGGAATCTGCACAACATCAAAGAGGCGGAAAACGAGGAGTACACTCAGAAAAATTGGGATACGTGCTTGCCGAAATGCAACACATTCCCAAGTCTTATCCAAATTCTAAGTGGTGA
- the paaB gene encoding 1,2-phenylacetyl-CoA epoxidase subunit PaaB: MSDKSNWKIWEVFIRSKNGLSHKHAGSLHAPDAEMAIKNARDVYTRRSEGVSIWVVPSEAITASSPDEKEPLFAPSDDKVYRHPTFYEIPDEVGHM; this comes from the coding sequence ATGAGCGACAAGAGCAACTGGAAAATCTGGGAAGTATTCATCCGTAGCAAAAACGGATTGAGTCACAAACACGCTGGTAGCCTACATGCACCTGATGCAGAAATGGCGATTAAAAATGCCCGCGACGTTTACACCCGAAGAAGCGAAGGAGTGAGCATTTGGGTTGTCCCAAGTGAAGCGATCACCGCTTCAAGTCCAGATGAAAAAGAACCATTGTTCGCCCCATCCGACGACAAAGTTTACCGTCACCCTACGTTCTACGAAATTCCCGACGAAGTAGGTCACATGTAA
- the paaE gene encoding 1,2-phenylacetyl-CoA epoxidase subunit PaaE: MLKFFSRKKESTSSLIDKSNERHTPKFHKLVVSDVRRETTDCVSVAFDLPADVENFYHFKPGQYVTLRTTLNGEDVRRSYSICSSPFDGELRVAIKRVEGGVFSTYANTELKEGMELDVMTPIGNFTTEFVADRPKQYVAIAAGSGITPVMSLIKTALKTEPESKFILIYGNRNSASVIFKDEIEDLKDAYMNRLEVHHVLSREDQGSDLMKGRLDEAKVKAFADKFFDLDQTEAYFLCGPEEIIHASEKALADLGVPKSKVHFELFTSSAETTNKPQSADTSAATGDILSSVTVILDGDETHMEVSTKGKTIIDSALDAGADVPYACKGAVCCTCRAKVLEGTVQMEMNYALTDEEVEEGYILTCQSHPTSEKVVVSYDE; encoded by the coding sequence ATGTTGAAATTCTTTTCCCGCAAGAAGGAATCCACTTCTTCGCTTATCGATAAATCGAACGAACGTCACACTCCAAAGTTCCACAAGTTGGTGGTAAGTGATGTGAGAAGAGAAACTACAGATTGTGTTTCTGTAGCATTTGATCTTCCAGCTGATGTGGAGAACTTTTACCACTTCAAACCTGGTCAGTATGTTACCCTGCGCACCACCCTTAATGGTGAAGATGTTCGCAGATCCTACTCCATCTGTTCAAGCCCATTTGACGGTGAACTTCGTGTGGCTATCAAGCGTGTAGAAGGAGGGGTGTTCTCCACCTATGCCAATACGGAACTGAAAGAGGGAATGGAATTAGATGTGATGACGCCCATCGGGAATTTCACGACTGAGTTTGTTGCAGATCGACCAAAACAATATGTGGCCATTGCTGCGGGTTCTGGTATTACACCGGTCATGAGTTTGATTAAAACGGCTTTGAAAACGGAGCCAGAAAGCAAGTTCATTTTGATCTATGGCAACCGCAATAGTGCTTCGGTTATCTTTAAGGATGAAATCGAGGATTTGAAAGACGCCTACATGAACCGGCTTGAAGTTCATCACGTGTTGAGTCGTGAAGATCAAGGTAGCGATTTGATGAAAGGTCGTCTCGATGAAGCAAAAGTGAAGGCCTTTGCCGATAAGTTCTTTGATCTCGATCAAACAGAAGCGTATTTCTTGTGTGGTCCGGAAGAAATCATTCACGCTTCAGAAAAGGCCTTGGCAGACTTGGGAGTGCCAAAAAGCAAGGTTCACTTTGAACTCTTTACTTCTTCTGCAGAGACTACCAACAAACCACAAAGTGCAGATACCTCCGCAGCTACTGGAGATATCTTGAGTTCTGTTACCGTTATTCTTGACGGTGACGAAACGCATATGGAGGTTTCTACCAAAGGCAAGACCATCATTGATTCTGCGTTGGATGCAGGTGCAGATGTTCCATACGCTTGTAAAGGTGCCGTTTGTTGTACCTGTAGAGCTAAGGTTTTGGAAGGAACGGTTCAAATGGAAATGAACTATGCACTCACCGACGAAGAAGTGGAAGAGGGATATATTCTCACTTGCCAAAGTCACCCAACCTCAGAGAAGGTTGTTGTGTCGTACGACGAGTAA
- a CDS encoding enoyl-CoA hydratase-related protein has protein sequence MSYIQQEFSQGVCTLRMNRPEKFNSFVRDMAMDLQVKLDEAAADDSVRCIVLTGVGKAFCAGQDLAEATDPNGPELSNIVSEHYNPIIQRIRRIEKPVIAAVNGVAAGAGANIALACDIVLATESASFIQAFSKIGLIPDSGGTFFLPRLVGWQRASALMMTGEKVSATDAVSIGMIYKAIPDDQFEASVLEMANQLAQMPTKGLGLTKRALNQSFGNNLSQQLDLEDELQSQAGRTDDYAEGTRAFLEKRKPEFKGH, from the coding sequence ATGTCATACATACAGCAAGAATTCTCTCAGGGAGTGTGCACATTGCGCATGAATCGCCCAGAAAAGTTCAACAGCTTTGTACGCGATATGGCCATGGATCTTCAAGTAAAATTGGACGAAGCGGCCGCAGATGATAGTGTAAGATGTATCGTCCTCACTGGAGTAGGCAAAGCCTTTTGTGCCGGTCAGGATTTAGCTGAGGCGACAGATCCAAATGGACCTGAACTCTCCAACATTGTGAGCGAACACTATAACCCCATCATCCAAAGAATTAGACGTATTGAAAAACCCGTTATCGCCGCCGTGAATGGTGTTGCAGCGGGAGCGGGCGCAAACATTGCCCTTGCATGTGATATCGTATTGGCTACAGAAAGTGCCTCTTTCATACAGGCGTTCTCTAAAATCGGTCTTATTCCAGACAGTGGCGGGACCTTCTTCCTCCCTCGTCTTGTGGGTTGGCAGCGTGCCTCGGCGCTTATGATGACAGGCGAAAAAGTATCTGCTACAGACGCTGTTTCGATTGGCATGATTTACAAAGCTATTCCTGACGATCAATTTGAAGCATCCGTATTAGAGATGGCTAATCAACTTGCACAAATGCCTACAAAGGGACTTGGACTTACCAAGCGTGCATTGAATCAAAGCTTTGGCAATAACCTCAGTCAACAGCTAGATTTAGAAGACGAGCTACAATCACAAGCAGGCCGAACAGACGATTACGCAGAGGGAACTCGTGCTTTCCTTGAAAAGAGAAAACCTGAATTCAAAGGTCACTAA
- the pcaF gene encoding 3-oxoadipyl-CoA thiolase, translating into MKEAYIVDGIRTAVGSFGGTLAAVRTDDLAAHVIRALVERHPNLDKSAIDDVILGCANQAGEDNRNVARMALLLADLPWTVPGETVNRLCASGMSAAIHASRAIAHGDGDLFITGGVENMTRGPYVMSKPSKAYGTDSKMYDSSFGWRFVNPKMKELYGTDAMGETAENLVDKYNISREDQDAFALRSQMKASEAQRNGRLALEITPVSIPQRKADPIVFEADEFVKSNSTLDILAKLRPAFRPNGSVTAGNSSGLNDGAAALLIASAEGLKKHNLTPMAKIVSSGVSGVEPRIMGIGPVYACQKALDKAGLTLDDMDIIELNEAFAAQVLACTREMGLADDDPRINPNGGAIAIGHPLGVTGSRILQTAALELIAQKKRYALVSMCIGVGQGYATILENQQL; encoded by the coding sequence ATGAAAGAAGCCTATATCGTAGATGGAATCCGAACAGCCGTAGGCAGTTTTGGAGGAACACTAGCAGCTGTACGAACAGACGATTTAGCCGCGCATGTAATTCGCGCCTTGGTTGAAAGACATCCCAACTTAGATAAATCTGCCATTGACGACGTCATCCTTGGCTGTGCCAATCAAGCCGGTGAAGACAACCGAAATGTTGCAAGAATGGCCTTGCTTTTAGCTGATTTGCCGTGGACAGTTCCCGGAGAAACCGTGAATAGACTTTGCGCCTCAGGTATGAGTGCTGCCATTCACGCATCTCGGGCTATTGCTCACGGAGATGGTGATCTGTTCATCACGGGAGGAGTTGAAAACATGACTCGCGGCCCTTATGTGATGAGCAAACCTAGTAAAGCCTATGGTACAGATAGCAAGATGTATGATTCTAGCTTTGGATGGCGCTTTGTCAATCCCAAGATGAAAGAACTGTACGGCACAGATGCAATGGGCGAGACGGCGGAGAACTTGGTGGACAAGTACAACATCTCTAGAGAAGATCAAGATGCCTTTGCCCTCCGTTCTCAAATGAAGGCTTCGGAAGCTCAAAGAAATGGCCGACTTGCCCTTGAAATCACACCTGTGAGCATTCCTCAACGAAAGGCTGATCCTATCGTATTTGAGGCAGATGAATTTGTGAAAAGCAATTCAACTCTAGACATTCTTGCTAAACTTCGCCCGGCATTTAGACCGAATGGAAGTGTTACCGCAGGAAACAGCTCTGGCCTTAACGACGGTGCAGCAGCTTTGCTCATAGCCAGTGCCGAAGGTTTGAAAAAGCACAACTTGACTCCAATGGCTAAAATTGTGTCGAGTGGTGTTTCCGGTGTTGAACCGAGAATCATGGGTATAGGACCTGTTTACGCTTGTCAAAAAGCACTAGACAAGGCAGGTTTAACTCTGGATGACATGGATATCATCGAGTTGAATGAAGCATTCGCTGCACAAGTTTTGGCTTGTACAAGAGAAATGGGTCTTGCCGACGACGATCCGAGAATTAATCCGAATGGTGGTGCCATTGCCATTGGACACCCATTGGGCGTAACAGGATCTAGAATTCTTCAAACGGCAGCCCTTGAGCTCATCGCTCAGAAGAAAAGATATGCGTTGGTTTCCATGTGCATCGGCGTTGGCCAAGGCTATGCTACCATTTTGGAAAATCAACAGCTGTAA
- a CDS encoding 3-hydroxyacyl-CoA dehydrogenase NAD-binding domain-containing protein yields MDKMEIGVIGAGAMGNGIAQIAAQSGHVVYVYDTKTNALERAASKLKAVLDRLVEKEKISNEEATATYNRVRYVDSLSPLKNVGLVIEAIIENLSAKQSVFKLLDDLVAPTTVLASNTSSLSIASIGAGIENPERVMGIHFFNPAPLMPLVEIVPSMSTDMKLVEEIRALINSWKKVTVLAKDTPGFIVNRVARPFYSEAIKMMEEGVADMATIDWAMREIGGFRMGPFELTDLIGHDVNYVVTETVWEQFYYDPRFRPSISQKRLVEGQLFGRKSGRGWFDYTEGAAKPTPVEDTELGQMIVDRIVAMLVNEAADALLLGIGTAEEIDLAMTKGVNYPKGPLTWANEIGLDVVLGRLNTLFEEYGDDRYRPCVLLKRTVAAGENF; encoded by the coding sequence ATGGACAAGATGGAAATTGGCGTCATTGGAGCAGGCGCTATGGGTAATGGCATTGCCCAAATTGCCGCACAAAGCGGTCACGTGGTATATGTATACGACACCAAGACCAACGCCCTAGAAAGAGCAGCTTCTAAACTCAAGGCGGTTCTCGATCGCCTTGTTGAGAAAGAAAAAATATCCAACGAAGAAGCAACGGCCACATATAATAGAGTTCGATACGTAGACTCACTGAGCCCACTAAAAAACGTAGGACTTGTTATTGAAGCCATCATTGAGAACCTCTCTGCAAAACAGAGCGTGTTCAAGTTGCTTGATGATCTCGTTGCCCCAACCACTGTTCTCGCTTCCAATACCTCTTCACTTAGCATCGCTTCCATTGGAGCTGGAATTGAGAACCCCGAGCGCGTTATGGGAATTCATTTCTTCAACCCTGCGCCATTGATGCCGTTGGTAGAAATCGTTCCTTCCATGAGCACGGACATGAAGCTCGTAGAGGAAATTCGCGCACTCATCAATTCTTGGAAAAAAGTCACCGTACTTGCCAAGGACACCCCGGGGTTCATTGTAAACCGAGTGGCCCGTCCATTCTATTCTGAAGCCATCAAAATGATGGAAGAAGGAGTAGCCGACATGGCGACCATCGATTGGGCAATGCGCGAAATTGGCGGGTTCCGGATGGGGCCATTTGAACTGACGGACCTCATTGGTCACGATGTGAATTACGTGGTGACGGAAACCGTTTGGGAACAGTTTTATTACGATCCACGCTTCCGTCCATCCATCAGTCAAAAACGCCTTGTAGAGGGGCAATTGTTCGGACGCAAGTCGGGCAGAGGTTGGTTCGACTATACAGAGGGCGCTGCAAAGCCAACTCCAGTAGAAGATACTGAACTCGGTCAAATGATCGTAGATCGAATTGTAGCCATGCTTGTAAACGAAGCCGCTGATGCCCTGCTCTTGGGAATTGGAACCGCAGAAGAAATTGATCTGGCTATGACCAAAGGTGTGAACTATCCAAAAGGCCCACTCACTTGGGCCAATGAAATAGGATTGGACGTTGTGTTAGGTCGACTGAACACACTCTTCGAGGAGTATGGAGACGATCGTTATCGACCATGTGTACTTCTCAAAAGAACAGTAGCCGCTGGCGAGAACTTCTAA
- the paaI gene encoding hydroxyphenylacetyl-CoA thioesterase PaaI, whose product MPSRSEAIVDYMMTNDAFSRWLGIEVISVREGAVTLKMTVRDEMTNGFKIAHGGISYSLADSALAFASNGYGHQAVSIETSISHTRPVFGGDVLTAQARELNRSKRIGIYEITVTNQKNETVGLFKGTVFIRPEEWPTNL is encoded by the coding sequence ATGCCTAGTAGATCCGAAGCCATTGTCGATTATATGATGACCAACGACGCTTTTAGTCGATGGTTAGGAATTGAAGTGATATCCGTCCGAGAAGGCGCTGTCACTTTGAAAATGACGGTGAGGGATGAAATGACCAATGGCTTCAAGATTGCGCATGGAGGGATTAGCTACAGTCTAGCTGACAGCGCTCTCGCTTTTGCATCGAATGGATATGGCCATCAGGCTGTGAGTATTGAAACCTCAATCTCGCACACGCGACCAGTTTTTGGAGGCGATGTGTTGACCGCCCAAGCGCGAGAGTTAAATCGTTCTAAACGAATAGGAATCTACGAAATCACCGTCACCAACCAAAAGAATGAAACAGTAGGACTTTTTAAAGGCACCGTTTTCATTCGACCCGAAGAATGGCCAACCAATCTCTAA